A section of the Engraulis encrasicolus isolate BLACKSEA-1 chromosome 8, IST_EnEncr_1.0, whole genome shotgun sequence genome encodes:
- the LOC134454756 gene encoding claudin-4-like, translating to MVSAGLQILGSALAFLGWVGVILVCALPMWRVTAFIGNNIVTSQTIWEGIWMSCVAQSTGQMQCKVYDSMLALTSDLQAARALVVISIVIGIVGLLMAFASGKCTNFLEEEAAKARASIAAGAVLMLSGLLCLVPVSWTASMIIQDFYNPLLTDAQRRELGGALYVGWGAGLMLLLGGALLCSSCPPREEEEGQGLKGKHSSSVPLPSLRYQAMKINKPHSQSDSVPSHRPPTPRSPTPSKTYI from the exons atGGTATCTGCGGGCCTGCAGATTCTGGGCAGTGCCCTGGCGTTCCTGGGGTGGGTCGGGGTGATCCTGGTGTGCGCGCTCCCCATGTGGCGCGTCACTGCATTCATCGGGAACAACATCGTCACCTCGCAAACCATCTGGGAAGGAATCTGGATGAGCTGTGTCGCCCAGAGCACAGGACAGATGCAATGCAAG GTCTACGACTCAATGCTGGCGCTGACTTCCGACCTCCAGGCCGCACGGGCGCTGGTCGTCATCTCCATAGTGATTGGCATCGTCGGGCTGCTGATGGCCTTCGCTAGCGGCAAGTGCACCAACTtcctggaggaggaggcggccaaGGCACGGGCCAGCATCGCGGCGGGTGCGGTCCTGATGCTGAGCGGACTGCTGTGCCTCGTCCCTGTATCCTGGACCGCCAGCATGATCATACAGGACTTCTACAACCCACTGCTGACCGACGCCCAGAGGCGAGAGCTGGGCGGGGCGCTGTacgtggggtggggggctgggctGATGCTACTGCTGGGGGGGGCTCTGCTCTGCAGTTCTTGCCCTcccagggaagaggaggaggggcaggggtTGAAGGGCAAACACTCCTCATCAGTGCCACTCCCCTCACTCAGGTACCAAGCCATGAAGATCAATAAACCACACAGTCAGTCTGACTCTGTGCCTAGTCATAGGCCACCAACACCACGCAGTCCAACGCCATCTAAGACCTACATCTAA
- the cldnj gene encoding claudin j, whose amino-acid sequence MGLQVLGISLSMLGVAGTILICALPMWRVTAFIGTNIVVAQVFWEGLWLNCVYERTGQMQCKLYDALLDLDPHLQAARGLVVVAMALGCLAFLIFLVGADCTNCLSEEEQPRAKRRIVVASGITFVLAGLVTVAPVSWTAHYIIRDFHNPVVHEALKREMGAAIYLGWVTAGLLVVGGGVLCSSCPPPRERHHHYYAGRYTHAHTQSHTHTPATHCSYAIKNYV is encoded by the coding sequence ATGGGTCTGCAGGTGTTGGGCATCTCCTTGTCCATGCTGGGTGTGGCGGGCACCATCCTCATCTGTGCCCTCCCCATGTGGCGCGTGACGGCCTTTATCGGCACCAACATCGTGGTGGCGCAGGTCTTCTGGGAGGGCCTGTGGCTGAACTGCGTGTACGAGCGCACGGGCCAGATGCAGTGCAAGCTGTATGACGCGCTGTTGGACCTAGACCCCCACCTGCAGGCGGCGCGCGGGCTGGTGGTAGTCGCCATGGCGTTGGGCTGCCTGGCGTTCCTCATCTTCCTGGTAGGGGCGGATTGTACTAACTGCCTGAGCGAGGAGGAGCAGCCGCGCGCCAAGCGACGCATCGTGGTGGCGTCCGGCATCACCTTCGTGCTGGCGGGGCTGGTCACCGTGGCGCCCGTCTCCTGGACGGCGCATTACATTATCCGCGACTTCCACAACCCGGTGGTGCACGAGGCGCTCAAGAGGGAGATGGGGGCAGCCATCTACCTAGGCTGGGTGACGGCAGGCctgctggtggtggggggaggggtgctgTGTAGCAGCTGCCCACCGCCCCGGGAGAGACATCATCACTACTACGCTGgccgatacacacacgcacacacacagtcacacacgcacacgcctgcTACACACTGCAGCTACGCCATCAAGAACTATGTATAA
- the LOC134453442 gene encoding claudin-9-like — MDDRLGLAGVGVGFAGWFCSLLTRFLSVWTVSGAVDNTTDSLALHWDGVWIHWEQRGDGSLHCHFIQAVLHLTGSFRSWRALITASICIGFSANVLYVTGRLKFPLRWQVKVVSGVLFVLSGVLLLVVSAWVSHKSSETLKSAIPMDREWGPALYTSWVATALLVAGGGTLVSTCCLSPHPSSPPVQYARPSAPYPEADPLGTINSATFPSPYCPTTQPV; from the coding sequence ATGGACGACAGGCTCGGTTTGGCAGGGGTCGGTGTGGGTTTCGCCGGCTGGTTCTGCTCTTTGCTGACCCGCTTTCTCTCCGTTTGGACAGTGAGCGGCGCTGTCGACAACACGACTGACTCTCTGGCGCTGCACTGGGACGGAGTGTGGATACACTGGGAACAAAGAGGAGACGGCTCTCTCCACTGCCACTTCATCCAGGCAGTGTTGCACCTAACGGGCAGCTTCAGGTCCTGGAGAGCCCTCATCACGGCCTCTATCTGCATCGGGTTCTCCGCGAACGTCCTTTATGTGACGGGGCGACTGAAGTTCCCCCTGCGCTGGCAGGTGAAAGTTGTCTCTGGTGTTTTGTTTGTGCTCTCGGGTGTGCTGCTACTGGTGGTGTCCGCCTGGGTGTCACACAAGAGTTCCGAGACGCTGAAAAGTGCGATACCGATGGACAGGGAGTGGGGGCCGGCCCTGTACACCAGCTGGGTCGCCACCGCGCTGCTGGTGGCCGGAGGAGGTACTCTGGTGAGCACCTGTTGTCTGTCTCCTCATCCATCCTCTCCACCGGTTCAGTACGCCAGACCGTCTGCACCTTACCCGGAAGCGGACCCGCTCGGCACCATCAACAGTGCGACTTTCCCCTCACCTTACTGCCCGACCACACAGCCAGTGTGA